DNA sequence from the Streptomyces sp. HUAS 15-9 genome:
CAGCCCGTCCAGGAACAGCTGCAGATGGCGGTGTACGAACCGGTCGGCGCTGAGGCATCCCGTGCCCGCCGGGGGCCGGCTGAGCTGGGCCACGGCGACCATCAGATCCCCGACGCCCACGTCCGGGCGGAGCAGTCCGGCCTCCCTGGCCCGGTCCATGAGATCTCCGACGATCCGCTCGACACGTTCCCGAGCGGCCACCAGATCAGGGTGGTGCTCGTCGAAGGTGCCGGCGATCATCGGGCACAGAGCGCTGATCCGCTCGTCGGCGGAGACGTGCACGAAGCGCTCCAGCGCCTCGAAGGCGTCGCCGCTCTCCGCGAGGGCCTCCTGCCCGGCCCGCACCGTACGGTCCATGACCGAGCAGACGACCTCACGGACGAGGGCGTCGCGGTCCGGGAAGTTCCGGTACACCGTGGCGTTGCCGACGCCGGCC
Encoded proteins:
- a CDS encoding TetR/AcrR family transcriptional regulator gives rise to the protein MQTVTSPHPAARKTARPRADALRNRERIVTAAREMFVEHGPDAPLDEIARRAGVGNATVYRNFPDRDALVREVVCSVMDRTVRAGQEALAESGDAFEALERFVHVSADERISALCPMIAGTFDEHHPDLVAARERVERIVGDLMDRAREAGLLRPDVGVGDLMVAVAQLSRPPAGTGCLSADRFVHRHLQLFLDGLRAPARSVLPGTTVTLEDLRQV